Proteins encoded together in one Chitinophaga lutea window:
- a CDS encoding ROK family transcriptional regulator, with the protein MDHPTFFEELNNENLGGVAYKNLNLKKKIIAYFANINNATIADLAKELNASTPKVTHLLNELLQEGLVHDYGKVDSTGGRRPNVYGMAPDAGFFVGVEVKRHHINLGMLDFKKNLVKFTEKIPYDLQNTAASLNDLCKIIQRFIDELPVGREKVLGVGVNLTGRINYATGYSYSFFHFGEEPLSKVIESRIGIRTFLENDSRAMAYGEFSSGTVNNEKNVLFVNLDHGIGLGILINGQLYYGKSGFAGEFGHIPFFNNEIICHCGKKGCLETEASGQALVRQFQEKLKAGFSTVVTRKHKQPEQVTLSDIIHAANNDDVLAIELVAEIGEKLGKGIAVLINLYNPELVILGGSLSTTGDYIRLPIKSAINKYSLSLVNNDTQLILSRLGEKAGIIGACLLVRNKLLSLA; encoded by the coding sequence ATGGATCATCCAACTTTTTTCGAAGAACTGAATAATGAGAACCTGGGCGGTGTGGCGTACAAAAATCTGAATCTGAAGAAGAAGATCATCGCCTACTTTGCCAACATTAACAACGCCACTATTGCTGACCTTGCCAAAGAACTGAATGCCAGCACGCCGAAGGTAACCCACCTGCTCAACGAACTGCTGCAGGAAGGGCTGGTGCACGATTACGGGAAAGTGGACAGTACGGGCGGCAGGCGTCCCAATGTATATGGCATGGCGCCCGATGCCGGTTTTTTTGTGGGCGTGGAAGTGAAGCGCCATCATATCAACCTGGGCATGCTCGATTTTAAAAAGAACCTGGTAAAATTCACCGAAAAGATTCCCTACGACCTGCAAAACACGGCCGCTTCGCTGAACGACCTCTGCAAGATCATCCAGCGGTTCATCGACGAACTGCCGGTGGGACGTGAAAAAGTGCTGGGTGTGGGGGTGAACCTGACGGGGCGTATCAATTACGCCACCGGATACAGCTACAGCTTCTTTCACTTCGGTGAGGAGCCACTCAGCAAGGTCATCGAGTCTCGCATCGGCATCCGCACATTTCTGGAGAACGACTCCCGTGCGATGGCTTACGGTGAATTCAGCAGCGGTACCGTCAATAATGAAAAGAATGTGTTGTTTGTGAACCTCGACCATGGCATCGGCTTGGGTATTCTTATCAACGGCCAGCTGTACTACGGTAAATCGGGGTTCGCCGGGGAGTTCGGGCACATTCCTTTCTTTAATAATGAAATCATCTGCCACTGCGGTAAAAAAGGCTGCCTCGAAACGGAAGCTTCCGGCCAGGCCCTCGTGCGGCAATTCCAGGAAAAACTCAAAGCCGGCTTTTCCACCGTGGTAACGCGCAAGCATAAACAACCGGAACAGGTGACTTTGTCGGACATCATTCACGCAGCCAATAACGACGACGTGCTGGCCATTGAACTGGTAGCCGAGATCGGGGAAAAACTGGGCAAAGGCATCGCTGTGCTCATCAATCTTTATAATCCGGAACTGGTGATACTGGGCGGCAGTTTGTCCACCACCGGCGACTACATCCGGCTCCCCATCAAAAGCGCCATCAACAAGTATTCGTTGAGCCTCGTAAACAATGATACACAGCTGATCCTTTCCCGGCTGGGGGAAAAAGCCGGTATCATCGGGGCCTGTCTGCTGGTGCGGAACAAATTGCTTTCTTTGGCGTGA
- a CDS encoding PhzF family phenazine biosynthesis protein — MKTMQYYVLDVFTSERFKGNPLPVVITGKELETTLYQQIAREFGYAGTSFIHYSKSEKALRVRSFAPSGTETGGAGHNLLGAVCLAVLKDMNVFRIQENGPFVIMKDKRIRLSVENSGNDSPSIGMLQKPATAGNTVPAADMAAALNLQADDLLLHEWQPTVIQTEVAHLMVPLKNMEALNRAIPVQSALQNLATGYGFKGCYCFTLTDKDTPQLAQARFFNPAGPAEEAATGSAAGPLGGFLFQKGYIHQNRDYSLLQGVKMGQPSILRFRTAQEGIWVSGSSVIVMEGILHL; from the coding sequence ATGAAAACCATGCAATATTATGTGCTGGATGTGTTTACCAGCGAGCGATTCAAAGGCAATCCGCTTCCTGTGGTAATAACCGGCAAAGAACTTGAGACAACCCTCTACCAGCAGATTGCCCGTGAATTCGGGTATGCCGGTACTTCTTTCATACATTATTCCAAAAGCGAAAAGGCGCTCAGAGTGCGCTCCTTCGCCCCTTCCGGCACAGAAACGGGCGGAGCAGGCCATAACCTGCTGGGAGCCGTATGCCTGGCGGTGCTGAAGGATATGAATGTTTTCCGCATCCAGGAAAACGGGCCTTTCGTGATCATGAAAGACAAACGCATCCGGTTATCCGTAGAAAATTCCGGAAACGACTCGCCTTCCATCGGCATGCTGCAGAAGCCCGCCACGGCAGGCAATACGGTGCCGGCCGCGGATATGGCGGCAGCGCTTAACCTGCAGGCGGACGACCTGCTGTTGCACGAATGGCAGCCCACGGTGATACAAACGGAAGTAGCCCACCTGATGGTACCGCTTAAAAACATGGAAGCCCTCAACCGCGCGATACCCGTTCAGTCCGCGCTGCAAAACCTCGCCACGGGATACGGCTTTAAAGGCTGTTATTGTTTTACGCTGACGGATAAAGACACGCCGCAACTCGCCCAGGCGCGCTTTTTCAATCCCGCCGGCCCGGCCGAAGAGGCCGCCACCGGCAGCGCTGCCGGTCCGCTGGGCGGATTTCTTTTTCAGAAGGGATACATTCATCAGAACAGGGACTACTCCCTGTTGCAGGGCGTAAAAATGGGCCAGCCTTCGATTCTGCGCTTCCGCACAGCACAGGAAGGCATCTGGGTCAGCGGCTCTTCCGTGATCGTCATGGAAGGAATTTTGCACCTTTAA
- a CDS encoding helix-turn-helix domain-containing protein, whose translation MSSHEQLSRKLEAIRRIGDDLPAVVIIHNMHTQSVEYMSPAGIARLNTTLEELQAMGPEYFSRFFNPQESAEYVPKIMALLQNNRENDFVSFFQQVRASPDHDWNWYLSATTIYLRDEQGAPTHVITFALPIDPHHHITTKVNRLLEENNFLHRHKHVFAGLTGREKEILRLIALGHNSSEMAAILNISGKTVSTHRRNIKHKLNVQSNYDITRFAMAFDLI comes from the coding sequence ATGAGCAGTCATGAGCAATTATCCCGCAAACTGGAGGCAATCAGGCGGATCGGGGATGATCTTCCGGCCGTGGTGATCATCCACAATATGCATACGCAATCCGTCGAGTACATGTCTCCCGCCGGCATCGCCCGGTTAAACACCACCCTGGAAGAATTGCAGGCCATGGGGCCTGAGTATTTCTCCCGCTTCTTCAATCCGCAGGAATCCGCCGAATATGTTCCGAAAATCATGGCGCTGCTGCAAAACAACCGTGAAAACGATTTTGTGTCTTTTTTCCAGCAGGTGCGCGCCTCGCCCGACCACGACTGGAACTGGTACCTGAGCGCCACCACCATTTACCTGCGCGACGAACAGGGTGCGCCCACGCATGTGATCACGTTCGCCCTGCCCATTGATCCGCATCATCACATCACCACCAAAGTAAACCGGTTGCTGGAAGAGAATAATTTCCTGCATCGCCATAAACACGTGTTTGCCGGCCTTACCGGCCGCGAAAAGGAAATCCTGCGGCTGATCGCACTCGGGCACAACTCCTCCGAAATGGCGGCCATCCTCAACATTTCCGGCAAAACGGTATCGACGCACCGCAGGAATATCAAACACAAGCTGAACGTACAATCCAACTACGACATCACCCGGTTTGCGATGGCATTCGACCTGATCTGA
- a CDS encoding GntP family permease, with protein MTTAFLQVLLSLTAGIGLIVLLTVRFRVHAFFALFLACFVVGLGVQLPVAGIITAMKEGFGHILKNLGFVIMLGTMLGVVLEHTGSTRVMAAAILKLTGEKNAAAAMGITGFIVGLPIFCDSGYIVLSGLNQSVARRSGISILVMSVSLASGLYAVHCLVPPHPGATAAAGIIGADIGKLILIGSLVAIPAAVAGCWWAGWMGKKIPQTQQTEETTVETLPDLAPWKAFLPIIVPILLIAGGAFSDLKNGAGVLHILGDPVVALFIGVVLAFFTGRNWKRDAVSHLMQEAAEKAGSILVIIGAGGAFGAVLATTKIGDHLNSSFQLGNLGIVFPFLLAFLLKTAQGSSTVAVITAASIIQPLLPVLGLDGDMGRLLCMLALGGGSMMISHANDAYFWVISKFSGLEMQPMLKVYSGATILMGLVTMAVVYVLRIILL; from the coding sequence ATGACGACTGCCTTTCTCCAGGTTTTACTCTCCCTGACAGCCGGCATCGGCCTGATTGTATTGCTGACCGTACGGTTCAGGGTACACGCGTTTTTTGCGCTTTTCCTCGCCTGCTTTGTCGTGGGCCTCGGCGTACAGCTGCCGGTGGCCGGCATTATAACCGCCATGAAAGAGGGTTTCGGGCATATCCTGAAAAACCTTGGCTTCGTGATCATGCTGGGCACCATGCTGGGCGTGGTACTGGAACATACCGGCAGCACCCGCGTCATGGCCGCCGCGATCCTGAAACTGACCGGCGAAAAAAACGCCGCTGCCGCCATGGGCATTACGGGTTTTATCGTAGGGCTGCCGATATTCTGTGATTCGGGATACATTGTGCTGAGCGGGCTCAATCAATCGGTGGCGAGGAGAAGCGGGATATCCATTCTTGTGATGTCAGTTTCCCTTGCTTCGGGTCTCTATGCGGTGCATTGCCTCGTACCGCCGCATCCCGGCGCCACAGCGGCCGCGGGCATCATCGGGGCGGATATCGGCAAATTGATCCTGATCGGCTCACTGGTGGCTATTCCCGCTGCCGTAGCGGGTTGCTGGTGGGCGGGATGGATGGGTAAAAAGATCCCGCAAACGCAACAAACGGAAGAAACAACCGTGGAAACGCTGCCCGACCTCGCCCCCTGGAAAGCTTTTCTTCCCATCATCGTGCCCATACTGCTGATTGCCGGCGGAGCGTTCAGCGACCTCAAAAATGGCGCGGGCGTGCTGCACATCCTCGGCGACCCGGTGGTGGCGCTGTTCATCGGCGTAGTGCTCGCTTTCTTCACCGGCCGCAACTGGAAGCGCGATGCGGTGAGCCACCTCATGCAGGAGGCCGCGGAAAAAGCCGGCAGCATCCTTGTGATCATCGGCGCAGGCGGCGCATTCGGGGCCGTGCTGGCCACTACCAAAATCGGCGATCACCTCAACAGTTCCTTCCAGCTGGGAAACCTGGGGATCGTTTTCCCCTTTCTGCTGGCCTTTCTCCTGAAAACGGCACAGGGCTCCAGCACCGTGGCTGTCATCACCGCCGCCTCCATCATCCAACCGCTGCTGCCGGTGCTGGGGCTCGACGGCGACATGGGGCGGTTGCTTTGCATGCTGGCGCTGGGCGGTGGCTCCATGATGATATCACATGCGAACGACGCCTATTTCTGGGTAATCAGCAAATTCTCCGGGCTTGAGATGCAGCCCATGCTTAAAGTATATTCAGGCGCTACCATCCTGATGGGACTGGTAACGATGGCCGTGGTGTACGTGCTGCGGATCATACTGCTGTAA
- a CDS encoding DNA-formamidopyrimidine glycosylase family protein, with product MPEGPSIVILKEALAPFRGKKVTEVSGNSSLDIARIKGKKVIDFKSWGKHFLICFEGFTVRIHFLLFGTYRINERKAMTPRLQLQFKNGEVNFYTSSIRFIETPLDEVYDWSADVMSPDYDPRKALAKLRRKPDTLVCDALLDQDIFAGVGNIIKNEVLFRIRVHPRSLVGKLPLKQRKLLVQEAVRYSFDFLEWKKAFVLKKHWLIHTKKTCPRCQIPAVKEYMGVTKRRTFFCGNCQVEYQ from the coding sequence ATGCCTGAAGGACCATCCATCGTCATACTCAAAGAAGCACTGGCGCCCTTTCGCGGTAAAAAGGTAACGGAAGTATCCGGCAATTCGTCGCTCGATATTGCACGCATCAAAGGGAAAAAAGTAATCGACTTCAAAAGCTGGGGAAAACATTTCCTCATCTGTTTCGAAGGTTTCACGGTGCGCATCCACTTCCTCCTGTTCGGTACCTACCGCATCAACGAAAGGAAAGCCATGACGCCCCGCCTGCAATTGCAGTTCAAAAACGGCGAAGTGAATTTTTACACGAGCTCCATCCGGTTCATCGAAACGCCACTCGATGAAGTGTACGACTGGTCGGCCGATGTGATGAGCCCCGATTACGATCCCCGGAAAGCGCTCGCCAAACTGCGCCGCAAACCGGATACGCTCGTATGCGACGCGCTGCTCGATCAGGACATCTTCGCCGGCGTGGGCAACATCATCAAAAACGAAGTGCTGTTCCGCATCCGGGTGCATCCGCGAAGCCTCGTCGGCAAGCTCCCGCTGAAGCAGCGGAAGTTGCTGGTGCAGGAAGCGGTGCGGTACAGCTTCGATTTCCTGGAATGGAAAAAAGCGTTCGTGCTGAAAAAACACTGGCTCATTCACACCAAAAAAACCTGCCCACGCTGTCAGATACCTGCCGTGAAGGAATACATGGGCGTCACGAAGCGGCGCACATTTTTTTGCGGGAATTGCCAGGTGGAGTACCAGTGA
- a CDS encoding IPT/TIG domain-containing protein — MKRMQLWWMLCLLTVLACKKKPADVDNPPLTPEITSFAPEHGTPGTVVKITGKNFKTGYTVTFGGIDAAVTAATATELTVPVPAAAVTGKIKVHTATSATDFVVDAPGPAIIDFTPREGPFGTQVTLVGHGFGDAPKVTLNGIEAEVKQSSAAQIVITIPVNTGLSAHKIRVESGGGVLETASAFTVKEAGPFAKWESRQIANPAPGGIFQMGLGFSFKGKLYWGFTRMSFLQTAAEYFVFDPADPRKEWKLAPSPPADMAPAIMQNATAVVLDNQLYIGTGLTPTASKRWWRYDPETNAATGLTDYPENTSGALSFVLNNSIYVGFGGTHQTLYRFKAGNWEVAATGNFRELSSGNAVVLGGDAYFGRAIMTAGGPRKAMFKFTSPGQLVQVADMPDDVAMQSTPAFAVGNKGYFVVDKRVWEYTPGAGSWRAVIATADAPSIRYVGVINNVVFGWTGTGEVYEFKF; from the coding sequence ATGAAAAGAATGCAGCTTTGGTGGATGCTGTGCCTGCTCACAGTGTTGGCTTGTAAAAAGAAACCCGCGGATGTTGACAATCCTCCGCTAACCCCTGAAATTACTTCCTTCGCGCCCGAACATGGAACGCCCGGAACAGTAGTCAAAATCACCGGCAAGAATTTCAAAACCGGCTACACCGTTACGTTCGGTGGCATCGATGCGGCCGTTACCGCTGCAACTGCGACGGAATTGACGGTGCCCGTACCTGCGGCCGCAGTAACGGGAAAAATAAAAGTGCATACGGCTACATCGGCCACCGACTTCGTTGTTGATGCACCCGGGCCTGCGATCATTGATTTTACGCCCAGGGAAGGACCATTTGGCACACAGGTGACCCTGGTGGGGCACGGCTTTGGGGATGCTCCCAAAGTAACATTGAATGGCATTGAGGCGGAGGTGAAACAAAGCAGTGCCGCGCAGATCGTCATCACCATTCCTGTCAACACCGGCCTGAGCGCGCATAAAATCCGCGTGGAATCCGGCGGCGGGGTGCTGGAAACCGCCAGCGCTTTTACGGTAAAAGAAGCCGGACCGTTTGCGAAATGGGAAAGCCGGCAGATCGCCAACCCTGCGCCGGGAGGCATCTTCCAGATGGGGCTCGGTTTTTCGTTCAAAGGTAAATTGTACTGGGGCTTTACCCGTATGTCGTTCCTGCAAACGGCGGCGGAATATTTTGTATTCGACCCGGCAGATCCCCGAAAGGAATGGAAACTGGCGCCGTCACCCCCGGCCGATATGGCGCCGGCCATCATGCAAAACGCTACCGCAGTGGTGCTCGATAATCAATTGTATATCGGCACCGGCCTGACGCCCACCGCATCCAAACGGTGGTGGCGCTACGATCCGGAAACCAATGCGGCTACCGGTTTAACGGATTACCCGGAAAACACCTCCGGTGCATTGTCGTTCGTGCTGAATAATTCCATCTATGTTGGATTTGGGGGTACCCATCAAACGCTCTACCGCTTTAAAGCCGGCAACTGGGAAGTAGCCGCCACAGGCAATTTTCGGGAGCTGAGCAGCGGCAATGCCGTGGTGCTGGGTGGCGATGCCTATTTCGGCCGGGCCATCATGACGGCGGGCGGTCCCCGCAAGGCGATGTTTAAATTTACTTCACCCGGCCAATTGGTGCAGGTAGCGGATATGCCGGACGATGTGGCCATGCAGTCGACACCGGCTTTCGCGGTGGGTAACAAAGGATATTTTGTGGTCGATAAACGGGTATGGGAATACACGCCCGGCGCTGGCAGCTGGAGAGCTGTTATTGCCACGGCCGATGCGCCTTCCATCAGGTATGTTGGCGTGATCAACAACGTAGTATTCGGCTGGACGGGAACCGGTGAGGTGTATGAGTTTAAGTTTTGA
- a CDS encoding L-alanine-DL-glutamate epimerase has product MYRRDFIRAAGIMAIGAPKISTAAAKPHLIRVSKAAAQFEREPLVRPFGFKGNYLTELWQIATRLTSASGNTATGLATQSVLYGDAELFAAHTEMKGNAMMFALVQKTLDIVKATAFTTPVDLQEKILPRVIAAGKEITGRAQLHYNFILNALVSIDNAAWLLYAAENGYKTFNEMIPAPYRAALGYRNKQIAVLFQVPYSMPVADVVKAVEQGYFIIKIKTGYPGSQEEMLAFDMQRLTEIHHALKDLPASNTAHGRIWYTMDANGRYAEKDTLRKYLSHAKTIGAFDRILLYEEPFREDLTEPVNDLGVRLGADESVHSEKDALQRISQGYSVLVLKGIAKTLSLSMRIAKLAEERKIPCLCADLTVNPVLIDWHKNLAARLAPFPGIGMGLMETNGDMNYKNWAAMKSYHPAAGAPWMEVQQGVFDLGPDFYARSGGILEEVKHYDDLFR; this is encoded by the coding sequence ATGTACAGACGGGACTTCATCCGCGCCGCCGGCATCATGGCCATCGGTGCCCCTAAAATCTCCACGGCGGCCGCCAAACCGCATCTAATACGCGTATCGAAGGCTGCTGCGCAGTTTGAACGGGAACCACTGGTGAGGCCGTTTGGCTTCAAGGGCAATTACCTAACCGAGCTCTGGCAGATCGCCACCCGCCTCACGTCCGCTTCCGGTAACACCGCCACTGGCCTGGCCACGCAGAGCGTGCTGTATGGCGATGCGGAGTTGTTTGCCGCCCACACGGAAATGAAAGGGAATGCGATGATGTTCGCGCTCGTGCAAAAGACGCTCGACATCGTGAAAGCCACGGCGTTCACCACACCGGTGGATCTGCAGGAAAAGATACTTCCGCGCGTCATCGCAGCCGGTAAGGAGATTACCGGCCGGGCGCAGCTGCATTACAATTTTATCCTCAACGCCCTTGTCAGCATCGACAATGCAGCCTGGTTACTTTATGCGGCTGAGAACGGGTACAAGACCTTCAACGAAATGATACCCGCGCCATACCGCGCGGCTTTGGGTTATCGCAATAAACAGATTGCCGTGCTGTTCCAGGTGCCTTACAGCATGCCGGTAGCGGATGTTGTAAAGGCCGTGGAACAGGGCTACTTTATCATCAAAATAAAAACGGGTTACCCCGGCAGCCAGGAAGAAATGCTCGCATTCGACATGCAGCGGCTGACGGAGATTCATCATGCGCTGAAAGACCTGCCTGCTTCCAACACCGCTCATGGTCGCATCTGGTACACCATGGACGCTAACGGCCGGTATGCCGAAAAAGATACGCTGCGCAAATATCTCAGCCACGCGAAGACAATCGGCGCGTTCGACCGTATCCTGTTGTACGAAGAACCTTTCCGCGAAGACCTCACCGAACCGGTCAACGACCTGGGTGTGCGGCTGGGTGCCGATGAAAGCGTGCATTCGGAAAAAGATGCATTGCAGCGCATCAGTCAGGGGTATAGCGTACTCGTGTTAAAAGGTATCGCTAAAACGCTTAGTCTCAGTATGCGCATCGCGAAGCTGGCGGAGGAGCGGAAAATTCCCTGCCTGTGCGCAGACCTGACGGTGAACCCGGTGCTGATCGACTGGCACAAAAACCTGGCGGCGCGCCTGGCGCCGTTTCCCGGCATCGGTATGGGACTGATGGAAACGAACGGCGACATGAACTATAAAAACTGGGCAGCGATGAAAAGTTATCATCCGGCCGCCGGTGCGCCCTGGATGGAGGTGCAGCAGGGTGTGTTCGACCTCGGCCCCGATTTTTATGCGCGGAGCGGGGGCATCCTGGAGGAAGTGAAGCACTACGATGATTTGTTCAGGTAA
- a CDS encoding helix-turn-helix domain-containing protein translates to MQKQQRPVFHIGEHCSDRDIRSIKVTGFSEEACTIAEFEENHRHEYYEIIWLKKGKGVHTIDMVNYPYSGSVIFLLSPGQMHQIRPQEKAEGYVVKFLPSLFSDGKDLDDYLHGDCLFDNIQAKPVVPVTAAAHAVFEDVLNKMETEFNADETDKERILLAYLKILITHIDRLKKKNCSREAVARDLSLQLFQDYKAAIEKHFRQEHGVQAYAAMLFTEVRTLNTLSKKHLGKTAGEVLAGRILLEAQRELYYNSKSIKEIGYGLGFEDPAYFTRFFKRQAGVSPAEYRNTVQAPAGQRKAG, encoded by the coding sequence ATGCAAAAACAGCAGCGCCCGGTGTTCCATATCGGCGAACATTGCAGTGACAGGGACATCCGCAGCATCAAAGTGACGGGTTTCAGCGAGGAAGCGTGTACCATTGCCGAGTTTGAAGAAAATCACCGTCACGAATACTATGAAATCATCTGGCTGAAGAAAGGGAAGGGGGTGCATACGATCGATATGGTGAATTACCCGTATTCGGGTTCGGTGATCTTTTTGCTCTCGCCCGGGCAAATGCACCAGATCCGCCCGCAGGAAAAGGCGGAAGGTTACGTGGTGAAATTCCTGCCTTCCCTGTTCAGCGACGGGAAAGACCTCGATGACTACCTGCATGGCGACTGCCTGTTCGACAATATCCAGGCTAAGCCCGTAGTGCCAGTTACGGCTGCCGCACACGCGGTATTCGAAGACGTGCTCAATAAGATGGAAACGGAGTTCAATGCCGATGAAACGGACAAGGAGCGCATCCTGCTGGCCTACCTCAAAATCCTCATCACCCACATCGACCGGCTGAAGAAGAAAAACTGTTCCCGCGAAGCCGTAGCCCGAGATCTCAGCCTGCAGCTGTTCCAGGATTACAAAGCCGCCATTGAGAAACATTTCCGGCAGGAGCACGGCGTACAGGCCTACGCGGCGATGCTCTTTACGGAAGTGCGTACCCTTAACACCCTCTCTAAAAAACACCTTGGCAAAACCGCCGGCGAAGTGCTGGCCGGGCGGATTTTACTTGAAGCACAAAGGGAGTTATACTACAATTCAAAGAGCATCAAGGAAATCGGGTATGGGCTGGGGTTTGAAGACCCCGCTTATTTCACCCGTTTTTTCAAACGGCAGGCGGGCGTTTCCCCGGCAGAATACCGCAATACGGTACAGGCGCCGGCAGGGCAGCGGAAAGCAGGCTGA
- a CDS encoding 2-hydroxymuconate tautomerase family protein: protein MPFVQIAVTKDGVTREQKQRLILGVTQLLKDVLDKDFHLTHVIISEVEPDNWGLGGEQVTDIRQRQNKS from the coding sequence ATGCCTTTCGTACAAATTGCCGTCACGAAAGACGGCGTCACCAGGGAACAGAAACAACGGCTCATCCTCGGCGTCACACAGTTGCTGAAAGATGTGCTCGACAAAGATTTCCACCTCACCCATGTGATCATCAGCGAAGTGGAACCCGACAATTGGGGCCTGGGCGGGGAGCAGGTCACCGACATCCGTCAACGTCAAAACAAATCATAA
- a CDS encoding SDR family NAD(P)-dependent oxidoreductase yields MQQKTVIVTGASTGIGKAIAHYFIGKGDNVVMNSVNENNLRQAYQELGSPASARLLAGDVSDKSVGEALVRTAIGQFGRVDVLVNNAGVFAPKPFLEVEAADLDRFYSINLKGTFFTTQAAIKAMLGNENGGSVINIGTVLVDHAITGFTATAPVISKAGIHTLTRQLAAEFGKQNIRVNAVAPGIIRSPLQGKIGVTDADALSGLALLQRIGEPSDIAEVVYTLAHSNFITGEIINVDGGHVAGHTFG; encoded by the coding sequence ATGCAACAGAAAACAGTGATTGTAACCGGGGCATCTACCGGTATCGGCAAAGCGATAGCGCATTATTTCATCGGGAAAGGGGATAACGTGGTGATGAACTCCGTCAACGAAAACAACCTCCGGCAAGCCTACCAGGAGTTGGGAAGCCCGGCCTCCGCGCGGCTGCTGGCGGGAGACGTCAGCGACAAGTCGGTCGGCGAAGCGCTCGTCCGCACCGCTATCGGGCAGTTCGGCCGCGTAGACGTGCTGGTGAACAATGCCGGCGTATTCGCCCCGAAGCCTTTCCTGGAAGTGGAGGCGGCCGACCTCGATCGTTTTTACAGCATCAACCTGAAAGGCACTTTTTTCACCACACAGGCGGCCATAAAAGCGATGCTCGGCAACGAAAACGGCGGCTCGGTGATCAACATCGGCACCGTGCTGGTCGACCATGCCATTACCGGCTTTACCGCCACCGCGCCCGTGATCAGCAAAGCCGGCATCCATACCCTGACACGGCAGCTGGCCGCCGAATTCGGTAAACAGAACATCCGTGTGAACGCCGTGGCGCCCGGTATCATCCGCAGCCCGCTGCAGGGTAAAATCGGCGTTACGGATGCAGATGCGTTGTCGGGCCTCGCCCTGCTGCAGCGCATCGGAGAGCCGTCCGATATTGCCGAAGTGGTGTACACGCTAGCGCACAGCAATTTCATCACGGGCGAAATCATTAACGTAGACGGCGGTCACGTGGCCGGCCATACATTCGGTTAA
- a CDS encoding nuclear transport factor 2 family protein: MYAKQSIAVQSVINGYFDGIYRGDTALLGEVFHPQALLCGDINGQPYFKTVNEYLEVVRNRKSPQELGENFRMEVLGIEMLGNNAIAKLRVPMLGYDYYDYLSLTVIEGKWRIMNKLFTHREPAAQ; the protein is encoded by the coding sequence ATGTACGCAAAACAATCCATCGCCGTGCAATCAGTGATCAATGGGTATTTCGATGGCATCTACCGCGGCGATACCGCGCTGCTGGGCGAGGTTTTTCACCCGCAGGCACTGCTTTGCGGCGACATCAACGGACAACCGTACTTCAAAACCGTAAACGAATACCTCGAAGTGGTCCGCAACCGCAAAAGCCCGCAGGAGCTGGGAGAAAATTTCCGGATGGAAGTGCTCGGCATAGAAATGCTCGGCAACAACGCCATCGCCAAACTGCGTGTGCCGATGCTCGGTTATGATTATTACGATTACTTGTCGCTGACTGTGATAGAAGGGAAATGGCGCATCATGAACAAGCTGTTCACGCACAGGGAACCGGCGGCGCAGTGA